The Methanocella arvoryzae MRE50 genome includes a region encoding these proteins:
- the hdrC gene encoding CoB--CoM heterodisulfide reductase subunit C, with protein sequence MAALESQVINLNKGLINFTHEVEKQGGENIGVCYQCGTCTGSCPQGRRNALRTRKIMRMVALGMKDQLLRDDSIWYCSTCYTCTDRCPRHVKPTDVIIALRNMATRELLVPKNFVQNMTFISQTGHAVPNNDANRALRVKLGLTAEPPTTATHPEYIPGIMKIMEATGLMAIKAQLEAKK encoded by the coding sequence ATGGCTGCATTAGAATCACAGGTAATAAACCTCAACAAGGGTTTAATCAACTTCACCCACGAGGTAGAGAAACAGGGCGGAGAGAACATCGGCGTCTGCTACCAGTGCGGTACCTGCACCGGCAGCTGCCCCCAGGGCAGAAGGAACGCCCTCAGGACCAGGAAGATCATGAGGATGGTTGCCCTTGGTATGAAGGATCAGCTCCTCCGGGATGATTCCATCTGGTACTGCTCGACCTGCTACACCTGCACTGACAGGTGTCCCAGGCATGTCAAGCCCACTGATGTTATCATCGCGCTGAGGAATATGGCCACCAGGGAATTGCTGGTACCGAAGAATTTCGTGCAGAACATGACGTTCATCTCGCAGACCGGCCATGCTGTGCCGAACAATGACGCTAACAGGGCTCTGAGAGTTAAGCTCGGCCTGACGGCAGAGCCGCCGACGACAGCCACGCACCCCGAGTACATCCCGGGCATCATGAAGATCATGGAGGCTACCGGTCTCATGGCTATCAAGGCTCAACTGGAGGCTAAGAAATGA
- a CDS encoding 4Fe-4S binding protein, which produces MFPSYSKKTENNKQVIEQRLLTQKLNLAVDLDRCTGCGVCIDACPEEAITEGPIGAVSRGKAKVSKVDVDPKKCSFCGVCNILCPFNAIKLSVDGVEKLPILEQQGFPVLEKKAKIDDEKCSRCVLCEEVCPRDAIRRDVAKVDQGHKAASTMKYAIDYKLDDAKCTKCGICAEACDAFKIEYKEPTPLTVKRIGEVKFDEKKCDACKVCVEICPEDAISIERKIIEEPKLSGKVAIDTNECVTCTWCQVICPKDAAKVEKVFEGELTINTANCPAGCSTCVDVCPCNALYLPVVEEAGHKPGKLAYNKDFCIYCGACINACPADSTITMKRNKINVTGEKTNLYNKIEAKLFAEKTPKIKEA; this is translated from the coding sequence TTGTTTCCCAGTTATTCGAAGAAAACAGAGAACAATAAGCAGGTAATCGAACAGAGGCTGCTGACCCAGAAGTTAAATCTGGCTGTGGACCTGGATCGGTGTACCGGTTGCGGAGTCTGTATTGACGCCTGTCCGGAAGAGGCAATTACCGAGGGCCCGATCGGCGCAGTAAGCCGTGGCAAGGCTAAGGTATCCAAGGTCGATGTCGACCCGAAGAAGTGCTCTTTCTGCGGTGTATGCAACATCCTTTGCCCGTTCAACGCCATCAAGCTGTCCGTAGACGGCGTAGAGAAACTCCCCATTCTGGAGCAGCAGGGCTTCCCGGTGCTTGAGAAGAAAGCGAAGATCGACGATGAGAAGTGCTCTCGCTGTGTGCTGTGCGAAGAGGTCTGCCCGAGGGACGCCATCAGGAGAGACGTCGCCAAGGTTGACCAGGGCCACAAGGCTGCTTCGACCATGAAGTACGCGATCGACTACAAGCTCGACGATGCGAAGTGCACCAAGTGCGGCATCTGCGCAGAGGCCTGCGACGCATTCAAGATCGAATACAAAGAGCCGACTCCACTGACAGTAAAGAGGATCGGCGAGGTCAAGTTCGACGAGAAGAAGTGCGACGCCTGCAAAGTCTGCGTAGAGATCTGCCCCGAGGATGCAATCTCCATCGAGCGCAAGATCATCGAAGAGCCCAAGCTCAGCGGCAAGGTCGCCATCGACACTAACGAGTGCGTCACCTGTACGTGGTGTCAGGTCATCTGCCCGAAGGATGCGGCGAAGGTTGAGAAGGTCTTCGAAGGCGAACTCACCATTAACACCGCCAACTGCCCGGCCGGCTGCTCTACCTGCGTAGACGTCTGCCCGTGCAACGCACTGTACCTGCCCGTAGTCGAGGAAGCAGGCCACAAGCCCGGCAAGCTCGCCTACAACAAGGACTTCTGCATCTACTGCGGCGCCTGCATCAACGCCTGCCCGGCTGACAGCACGATCACCATGAAGAGGAACAAGATCAACGTCACCGGCGAGAAGACCAACCTGTACAACAAGATCGAGGCCAAGCTCTTCGCAGAGAAGACCCCGAAGATCAAGGAGGCCTAA
- a CDS encoding 4Fe-4S binding protein yields the protein MAGANVTTISLDIQNRTCTGCNNCVVACPVNALELTVANPVTKKKTYNVLNGKAVVVDEEVCNGCGICLEVCPQRAITLTTE from the coding sequence ATGGCTGGTGCTAACGTGACGACAATATCATTAGATATCCAGAACAGGACCTGTACTGGTTGCAATAATTGCGTTGTCGCCTGCCCGGTCAATGCGTTGGAGTTGACGGTTGCCAACCCGGTAACCAAAAAGAAGACTTACAATGTTTTGAACGGTAAGGCAGTGGTTGTCGATGAGGAAGTCTGCAATGGTTGCGGCATTTGCCTTGAAGTCTGCCCTCAGAGAGCGATCACGCTTACAACGGAGTGA
- a CDS encoding NADH-quinone oxidoreductase subunit B family protein, giving the protein MSKVKVAETWIGACAGCEISVLDTHEALLPILDKIEFVYIPVLMDTKHIPKATVGIVSGCVRNSDNLHELLEMRKNVDILVALGSCACFGGTPGMANLYTPEQLLEEVYVTTKSTKNEIQRHPYMDGLPTLLPDAKPLSDYVKVDAMIPGCGPRPAMIAQAILSLLGAAEYKLSTKSVCDECAREKSERNLKKILRPFEGTIDEKKCLFEQGYLCSGSATRAGCGAMCPSSGVACRGCFGPCENSPEQGSAMISAVSSCYGLDDDPNTDLDKFVAEVYDPIGNFYKYTMPSSFLTKKAVEKTAKK; this is encoded by the coding sequence ATGTCGAAAGTAAAAGTAGCAGAGACCTGGATTGGCGCCTGCGCCGGCTGTGAAATCTCGGTGCTGGACACTCACGAGGCTCTCTTACCTATCCTTGACAAGATCGAGTTTGTCTACATCCCGGTCCTTATGGACACCAAGCACATCCCGAAGGCGACCGTGGGCATCGTATCTGGCTGTGTCAGGAACTCTGACAACCTCCACGAGTTACTCGAGATGAGGAAGAACGTGGACATCCTGGTAGCTCTCGGCAGCTGCGCCTGCTTCGGCGGCACGCCCGGTATGGCTAACCTCTACACCCCCGAGCAGCTGCTCGAAGAGGTCTACGTCACCACCAAGAGCACCAAGAACGAGATCCAGAGGCACCCGTACATGGACGGCCTCCCGACCCTGCTTCCGGACGCAAAGCCCCTCAGCGACTACGTCAAGGTAGACGCAATGATCCCGGGCTGCGGACCGAGGCCGGCAATGATCGCCCAGGCTATCCTCAGCCTGCTGGGCGCTGCCGAGTACAAGCTCAGCACTAAGTCCGTCTGCGACGAGTGCGCCCGTGAGAAGTCCGAGAGGAACCTCAAGAAGATCCTCAGGCCCTTCGAAGGCACCATCGACGAGAAGAAGTGCCTGTTCGAGCAGGGATACCTGTGCAGCGGTTCTGCCACCAGGGCAGGCTGCGGCGCAATGTGCCCGTCCTCCGGCGTAGCATGCCGCGGCTGCTTCGGCCCGTGCGAGAACTCTCCCGAGCAGGGCTCTGCCATGATCAGCGCAGTCTCCTCCTGCTACGGCCTCGACGACGACCCGAACACCGACCTGGACAAGTTCGTGGCTGAAGTCTACGACCCCATCGGCAACTTCTACAAGTACACCATGCCCTCCTCGTTCCTGACCAAGAAGGCAGTCGAGAAGACGGCAAAGAAATAA
- a CDS encoding Ni/Fe hydrogenase subunit alpha yields MVKQIKVSPVTRIEGHAQITIDVDDNNKATDARLNIMEIRGFEKFLQGRAVEEAPRIVTQICGICPVSHHLAAAKAVDECFGVEAPQTANMLRELMQYGQYIHSHSLHFYFLGAPDFVFTPDGNPTQRNVFGIVGANPALATEAVMFRKIGQQIVEATAGRSINPVTYIPGGISKGLTQADVDRLLPMAKQAVTYAQNALALAKPIFNQYIDAIKLLGEAESMHMGLVKNGNLELYDGMLRLQGKDGSIIKEFKPQDYLQYISEYVYPHSYMKAPYWKEMGWENGMYRVSPLSRINVCDQIDTPLANAELQEFRKAFGRPAQMTLLYHYARLIELLYASEKAVELLSNKAITGKELRVPVKARAATGVGVIEAPRGTLIHDYDTDEKGMITKANIIVATAHNNKAINLGLKNTAQKIINSPTPEEGILNRMEMVIRAYDPCFSCATHSVAGKMPLEVTFNYASGEKKVIRR; encoded by the coding sequence ATGGTTAAACAGATTAAAGTCTCACCAGTAACCAGAATCGAGGGCCACGCTCAGATTACCATCGACGTCGATGACAACAACAAGGCCACCGACGCAAGGCTCAACATCATGGAGATCAGGGGTTTCGAGAAGTTCCTGCAGGGCAGGGCTGTCGAAGAGGCCCCCAGGATCGTCACCCAGATCTGCGGTATCTGCCCTGTGTCCCACCACCTGGCAGCAGCCAAGGCAGTAGACGAGTGCTTCGGCGTAGAGGCACCCCAGACTGCAAACATGCTCCGTGAGCTCATGCAGTACGGTCAGTACATCCACTCCCACTCGCTCCATTTCTACTTCCTGGGCGCACCGGACTTCGTGTTCACCCCGGACGGCAACCCGACCCAGAGGAACGTCTTCGGCATCGTGGGCGCCAACCCCGCTCTCGCCACCGAGGCAGTCATGTTCAGGAAGATCGGCCAGCAGATCGTCGAGGCCACCGCGGGCAGGTCCATCAACCCCGTGACCTACATCCCCGGCGGTATCAGCAAGGGCTTAACCCAGGCTGACGTCGACAGGCTGCTGCCCATGGCCAAGCAGGCTGTCACCTACGCGCAGAACGCCCTTGCACTGGCAAAGCCCATCTTCAACCAGTACATCGACGCGATCAAGCTCCTCGGCGAAGCCGAGTCCATGCACATGGGCTTAGTCAAGAACGGCAACCTCGAGCTCTACGACGGTATGCTCAGGCTCCAGGGCAAGGATGGCAGCATCATCAAGGAATTCAAGCCCCAGGACTACCTGCAGTACATCAGCGAATACGTGTACCCGCACTCCTACATGAAGGCCCCCTACTGGAAGGAAATGGGCTGGGAGAACGGCATGTACCGTGTCTCGCCGCTGTCCAGGATCAACGTCTGCGACCAGATCGACACCCCGCTCGCCAATGCCGAGCTGCAGGAGTTCCGCAAGGCCTTCGGCAGGCCGGCCCAGATGACCCTGCTGTACCACTACGCCAGGCTCATCGAGCTGCTCTACGCCTCCGAGAAGGCAGTCGAGCTGCTGAGCAACAAGGCTATCACCGGCAAGGAACTGCGCGTACCTGTAAAGGCAAGGGCAGCCACTGGTGTAGGCGTGATCGAGGCTCCGAGAGGCACCCTCATCCACGACTACGACACCGACGAGAAGGGCATGATCACCAAGGCCAACATCATCGTCGCCACTGCGCACAACAACAAGGCCATCAACCTCGGCCTGAAGAACACCGCCCAGAAGATCATCAACAGCCCCACCCCTGAAGAGGGCATCCTCAACAGGATGGAAATGGTCATCAGGGCCTACGACCCGTGCTTCTCTTGCGCTACCCACAGCGTAGCCGGCAAGATGCCGCTCGAGGTCACCTTCAACTACGCCAGCGGCGAGAAGAAGGTCATCCGCAGGTAA
- a CDS encoding DMT family transporter, with product MDVENGAGKTGKSWLWLLAGLVVINAFWGASGVAIKEAYLQLGTMEILALRFAIATPLLIGATLLWKGRKAFNVELKDIPYFAALATIGVTLSFFLQVLSLDYTTATNFTLIFNLSTFFIIFLSAWLMGEKLTNNKLIGAFVAFAGLALIVTNGNFSLSPNILGDGIALMGTLAWAIYTVLGKRANEKYSALTVLNYVFIFGTLELIPLYFLSPHTPVTAFTGLTWLSMGFLAICCSLIAFLVYNYGLEKLPASTIAVFIYIMPLSGVLLAAIVLGEAMTAYTLAGAALIIFGMFFAEKKHGKAGASS from the coding sequence ATGGACGTGGAAAATGGTGCGGGCAAAACAGGCAAGAGCTGGCTGTGGCTCCTCGCCGGGCTGGTCGTGATCAACGCCTTCTGGGGCGCGTCAGGCGTGGCGATCAAGGAAGCCTACCTTCAGCTCGGCACCATGGAGATCCTGGCCCTGAGGTTCGCCATTGCCACGCCCCTGCTGATCGGCGCCACGCTGCTCTGGAAGGGCAGAAAAGCCTTTAACGTAGAGCTGAAAGACATACCGTACTTCGCCGCCCTCGCCACGATCGGGGTAACACTATCATTCTTCCTGCAGGTGCTGTCGCTTGACTACACCACGGCGACTAACTTTACTCTGATATTCAACCTGTCGACCTTCTTCATCATCTTCCTATCCGCCTGGCTGATGGGCGAGAAGCTGACCAACAACAAGCTGATAGGGGCATTCGTAGCATTCGCCGGGCTTGCCCTGATCGTGACCAACGGCAACTTCAGCCTGTCCCCTAACATCCTGGGCGACGGCATTGCACTCATGGGCACGCTGGCATGGGCAATCTACACCGTGCTGGGCAAGCGGGCTAATGAAAAGTACTCCGCTCTGACAGTGCTGAACTACGTCTTCATCTTCGGCACCCTGGAACTCATACCACTGTACTTCTTATCCCCGCATACGCCGGTAACCGCTTTTACCGGGCTGACCTGGCTATCGATGGGCTTCCTCGCTATCTGCTGCTCATTAATCGCTTTCCTCGTGTACAACTACGGGCTGGAGAAGCTCCCGGCATCCACGATCGCTGTCTTCATCTACATCATGCCCCTCTCCGGCGTCCTGCTGGCGGCCATAGTGCTGGGCGAAGCGATGACAGCCTATACGCTGGCCGGGGCGGCGCTCATCATCTTCGGGATGTTTTTCGCGGAGAAAAAGCATGGAAAAGCCGGGGCTTCAAGTTAA
- a CDS encoding tripartite tricarboxylate transporter permease, which produces MLEVSIALLLLSVLAGICIGMIAGLLPGVHVNNTSAILLGLSPGMLAAGIEPLYIAITIVSSTISQSFLDIIPAVFLGAPDESTVLAVMPGHRLLLDGLGEEAVRLSAIGSGLAIVISLLLIVPLSMGFKTALPVLQANMSLILIAIAAFVILTNYQGSRYLSVSSRIRKVCWALLIFLTAGALGIASFQAEYLLSPVLSLGMPSVLLPLLSGLFGMPPLLLSLNIQSVLPAQRRSKITMSAGDILRASGAGTVAGALVSWFPAVSAGVATSIVSLFSTKEGDTDRKYLVSVSCVNTSNDIFSLVALYVIMRPRSGAVAAAQEVLGGSIGYEAFVIFLFAICIAGVIAYLLTLVAGSCAARIFSALDYRLLNWGVMVFLAIMCIVMTGIPGLAIFLIAAAVGLSAHLVNVRKTCLMGVLMVPCILYFL; this is translated from the coding sequence GTGCTTGAAGTCTCCATAGCCTTGCTGCTCCTGTCGGTCCTCGCGGGCATCTGCATAGGCATGATCGCAGGGCTCCTGCCCGGGGTTCACGTCAACAACACTTCCGCTATCCTTCTCGGCCTCAGCCCCGGCATGCTGGCAGCCGGTATCGAGCCGCTGTACATTGCGATCACCATAGTCTCGAGCACTATCTCGCAAAGTTTTCTTGACATCATTCCCGCCGTATTCCTCGGCGCCCCGGACGAGTCCACGGTGCTCGCAGTCATGCCCGGCCACAGGCTGCTGCTGGACGGCCTGGGCGAGGAGGCAGTGAGGCTTTCGGCCATAGGCAGCGGGCTGGCGATCGTGATCTCCCTGCTGCTGATCGTCCCCCTGTCCATGGGCTTCAAGACAGCGCTGCCGGTGTTGCAGGCTAACATGTCCTTGATACTGATAGCTATAGCCGCTTTCGTGATCCTGACCAACTATCAGGGAAGCCGTTACCTCTCTGTCAGCAGCAGGATCAGAAAAGTCTGCTGGGCGCTCCTCATCTTCCTCACTGCGGGAGCCCTGGGAATCGCCTCCTTTCAGGCTGAATACCTCCTTTCGCCAGTCCTTTCTCTCGGCATGCCCTCGGTGCTGCTGCCGCTTCTCTCAGGCCTGTTCGGAATGCCTCCGCTGTTATTGAGCCTCAACATACAGTCTGTGCTACCGGCTCAGCGGCGGAGCAAGATCACTATGTCTGCCGGCGATATCCTTCGCGCTTCAGGAGCAGGGACAGTCGCAGGGGCCCTCGTATCATGGTTCCCCGCGGTCAGCGCTGGCGTGGCCACTTCCATCGTGAGCCTGTTCTCTACTAAGGAGGGGGACACTGACCGGAAGTACCTGGTATCAGTATCCTGCGTGAACACCTCTAACGACATCTTTTCACTTGTTGCGCTTTACGTGATCATGCGCCCCCGCAGCGGTGCAGTGGCCGCCGCTCAGGAGGTGCTCGGAGGCTCCATCGGCTACGAGGCTTTCGTGATATTCCTGTTCGCCATCTGCATCGCGGGAGTAATCGCTTATCTGCTGACGCTGGTTGCCGGCTCCTGCGCTGCCAGGATCTTTAGCGCGCTGGACTACCGGCTCCTCAACTGGGGCGTGATGGTATTTCTAGCCATCATGTGCATCGTGATGACCGGCATTCCAGGGCTCGCCATCTTTCTAATCGCTGCTGCGGTGGGGCTGTCCGCCCACCTGGTCAACGTGCGGAAGACCTGCCTGATGGGAGTGCTAATGGTGCCCTGCATCCTCTATTTCCTCTGA
- a CDS encoding Rieske (2Fe-2S) protein produces MVYTKVAKTADIQPGTIKGFVIDGKKIAVANVDGQFFSIEDSCPHQKQPLSQGMMMGNVVMCLYHGYRVDLTTGESLNTANERVKTYPAKVEGDDILIDV; encoded by the coding sequence ATGGTTTATACGAAGGTTGCAAAGACGGCTGATATACAGCCGGGAACTATTAAGGGCTTCGTGATCGACGGTAAGAAGATCGCTGTGGCGAACGTGGATGGCCAGTTTTTCTCGATCGAGGATAGCTGCCCCCACCAGAAACAGCCTCTGTCACAGGGCATGATGATGGGGAACGTAGTGATGTGCCTGTACCACGGGTACAGGGTCGATCTGACCACCGGGGAGTCGCTGAACACGGCGAACGAAAGGGTGAAGACATATCCAGCCAAAGTAGAAGGGGACGACATACTGATAGATGTCTGA
- a CDS encoding SLOG cluster 4 domain-containing protein: MSLGMEGTGWVTSYHAQPGLCSNNGSIECLINRKPLIGIIGDSRAVYGSDNYELAYWLGYALTSNGYRIITGGSGGVAEAAARGACISAWYSSDDVINVLPGQHPCDPAHFHEACMSFTDSMSGDVVVPHSDAIIAIGGGSGTLTQLAHAWALDKLIIAYRVKGWSGRVADHPMGIRHHRPDVADDQVYGVESENEVLEKLELLKYYRSPSTA, translated from the coding sequence ATGTCTTTGGGGATGGAAGGGACAGGCTGGGTTACATCATACCATGCTCAGCCTGGACTATGTTCAAACAATGGTAGTATAGAATGTCTGATCAATCGAAAGCCGCTCATCGGAATCATCGGTGACTCGCGGGCAGTATACGGCTCGGATAACTATGAGCTCGCCTACTGGCTGGGGTACGCGCTGACTTCGAACGGGTACAGGATCATAACCGGCGGATCAGGTGGAGTTGCAGAAGCGGCAGCGAGGGGAGCATGCATATCAGCATGGTACTCGAGCGACGACGTCATCAACGTACTGCCGGGACAGCACCCGTGCGACCCGGCGCACTTCCATGAGGCCTGCATGTCTTTCACCGACAGCATGTCGGGAGACGTGGTCGTCCCTCACAGCGATGCCATCATCGCCATCGGCGGAGGCTCCGGCACCCTGACCCAGCTCGCCCACGCGTGGGCACTGGACAAACTGATCATCGCCTACCGGGTGAAAGGCTGGAGTGGCAGGGTTGCCGACCACCCGATGGGCATCCGGCACCACAGGCCCGACGTAGCGGACGATCAGGTCTACGGAGTCGAATCGGAGAACGAGGTGCTGGAGAAGCTGGAGCTACTAAAGTATTACCGGTCGCCGTCGACGGCATGA
- the hisG gene encoding ATP phosphoribosyltransferase, with protein sequence MVRIALPNKGRVYEPIMSLFEGAGLHVIEHSQRSLFAKTVDENITMLFARSRDIPGYVENGAADLGITGEDFIQEAGADVEVLLDLGMGKAELVLAVPEASAIERPEQLAGKKVATEFPEITKKYFATRGISVHVVEVCGATEITPHIGVADAIVDLTSTGTSLSMNRLKIIGRVLRTSQRLIASKASLAQDGRKISEITLALQSVIEARGKRYLMMNVPEGALEAVKKKLPGLAGPTVLKVEADSPMCAVHAVVPENEIYRVINDLKEVGARDILIVPIERIVR encoded by the coding sequence ATGGTACGGATAGCGCTGCCCAATAAAGGAAGAGTTTACGAGCCCATCATGAGCCTGTTCGAAGGTGCGGGCCTGCACGTGATCGAGCACTCCCAGAGGAGCCTGTTCGCGAAAACGGTGGACGAGAACATCACCATGCTGTTCGCCCGGTCCCGGGACATCCCGGGGTACGTGGAGAACGGGGCAGCAGACCTCGGGATCACCGGCGAGGACTTCATCCAGGAGGCCGGCGCGGACGTGGAAGTCCTGCTCGACCTGGGCATGGGCAAAGCCGAACTCGTGCTGGCAGTGCCCGAAGCATCCGCCATAGAGCGGCCGGAACAGCTGGCCGGCAAGAAGGTCGCCACCGAGTTCCCGGAGATCACGAAGAAATACTTCGCCACCAGAGGCATATCCGTACACGTGGTAGAGGTTTGCGGCGCCACCGAGATCACGCCCCACATAGGCGTGGCCGACGCCATCGTCGACCTGACCTCCACCGGCACCTCGCTGTCCATGAACCGTCTCAAGATCATCGGCAGAGTGCTGCGCACATCCCAGCGGCTCATCGCCAGCAAGGCCAGCCTCGCCCAGGACGGCAGGAAGATCAGCGAGATCACACTCGCCCTGCAGAGCGTGATCGAAGCCCGGGGGAAACGCTACCTGATGATGAACGTGCCTGAGGGGGCGCTTGAAGCCGTCAAGAAGAAGCTGCCCGGGCTCGCCGGCCCGACAGTGCTGAAGGTCGAGGCCGACTCGCCGATGTGCGCCGTCCACGCGGTGGTGCCGGAGAATGAGATCTACAGGGTGATCAACGACCTCAAGGAAGTCGGGGCCCGGGATATCCTGATCGTGCCCATCGAGCGGATCGTCAGGTAA
- a CDS encoding phosphoglycerol geranylgeranyltransferase, producing the protein MIHAKKRIPVTAIDWRKWRHVTKLDPDKKITKQDVAAIMDTDTDAIMISGTQNITKENVGNLVTMLAEYRKPKVLEPSVSAVLRDDVDFIFIPSVFNTKSSKWLVGIQKDFLRDHPVSSWDNIVPEAYLVLNPLSAVAIVTRAQTGISPQDAAAYGRLADRLFKFPIMYLEYSGTYGNPELVRAVREKLTNTVLYYGGGIDSREKAETMAKYAHTIVVGNAIYRKGGIEKLKETIVK; encoded by the coding sequence ATGATACACGCTAAGAAGAGGATTCCTGTGACAGCTATAGATTGGAGAAAATGGAGACACGTGACCAAGCTGGACCCGGACAAGAAGATCACCAAGCAGGACGTGGCGGCGATCATGGATACCGACACTGACGCCATCATGATCTCGGGCACCCAGAACATCACGAAGGAAAACGTTGGCAATCTGGTCACCATGCTGGCCGAGTACAGGAAACCGAAAGTCCTTGAGCCCTCGGTTTCCGCCGTCCTCCGGGACGACGTGGACTTCATCTTCATCCCGTCGGTATTTAACACTAAAAGCTCCAAATGGCTCGTCGGCATCCAGAAAGACTTCCTGAGGGACCACCCGGTTTCCAGCTGGGACAACATCGTCCCGGAAGCCTACCTCGTTCTCAACCCCCTCTCCGCCGTCGCAATCGTCACCCGGGCGCAGACCGGCATCAGCCCGCAAGACGCAGCAGCCTACGGCCGGCTGGCAGACAGGCTCTTCAAGTTCCCTATCATGTACCTCGAGTACAGCGGCACCTATGGCAATCCCGAGCTGGTCAGGGCAGTCCGGGAAAAGCTGACCAACACCGTACTGTACTACGGCGGTGGCATCGACTCGAGGGAGAAGGCGGAAACCATGGCTAAGTACGCCCACACCATCGTCGTCGGCAACGCAATCTACAGGAAAGGCGGCATAGAAAAACTCAAAGAGACCATCGTCAAATAA
- a CDS encoding phosphoglycerol geranylgeranyltransferase, with the protein MAPIDWKKWRHVTKLDPDKKITRQDIAAIVDSGTDAVMISGTQNITKENVGNMIDMLAEYSIPKVLEPSVSAIIRNDVDFIFVPSIFNTKYSKFAVGYHKDFVKNYPDEVLDKVIPEAYIVLNPLSAVAIVTRAQTGISPREAAAYAELADRFFRFPVVYIEYSGTYGNPELVKAVREKLTNTVLYYGGGIDSREKAETMAKYANTIVVGNAVYKKGGIEKLKETIVK; encoded by the coding sequence ATGGCACCAATTGACTGGAAGAAATGGAGACACGTAACAAAGCTGGACCCGGACAAGAAGATCACCAGGCAGGACATCGCCGCTATCGTAGACTCGGGCACAGACGCAGTCATGATCTCGGGCACCCAGAACATCACGAAGGAAAACGTCGGCAACATGATCGACATGCTGGCCGAATACAGCATCCCCAAGGTCCTGGAGCCATCGGTCTCTGCGATCATCCGGAACGACGTGGACTTCATCTTCGTCCCCTCCATCTTCAACACCAAATACTCAAAATTCGCCGTCGGCTACCACAAGGACTTCGTCAAGAACTACCCTGACGAGGTACTCGACAAGGTCATCCCCGAGGCTTACATCGTCCTCAACCCCCTCTCCGCCGTCGCAATCGTCACCCGGGCGCAGACCGGCATCAGCCCCAGAGAAGCGGCAGCCTACGCGGAGCTCGCAGACCGGTTCTTCCGGTTCCCCGTCGTCTACATCGAGTACAGCGGCACCTACGGCAACCCTGAGCTGGTCAAGGCAGTCCGGGAAAAGCTGACCAACACCGTACTGTACTACGGCGGTGGCATCGACTCGAGGGAGAAGGCGGAAACTATGGCTAAGTATGCCAACACTATCGTCGTCGGCAACGCTGTTTACAAGAAGGGCGGCATCGAGAAGCTCAAAGAAACGATAGTGAAATAA
- a CDS encoding class I SAM-dependent methyltransferase has protein sequence MSLRSFLARIEPEAIPFPFSRVYLAISSSKIFEDFYSAVASQVDEHMKAGRVLDVGSGPGRLPIMLAARNPRLYVVGLDLSGDMVKIASATAAKKGLHNVEFRQGSADTLPFGDREFDLVISTMSFHHWKKPDQALDDIYRVLREGGEAWIYDIPRNVDPEVFGQLKKKYGFFRAWALRLHAYIEPFYTETEVLKVAKESRFKRWELKHTSLAYRLMLYK, from the coding sequence ATGTCGCTGCGCAGCTTTCTTGCCCGCATTGAGCCCGAGGCAATACCTTTTCCGTTTTCCAGAGTATATTTAGCTATAAGTAGCTCTAAGATTTTCGAGGATTTCTACAGTGCGGTGGCCAGCCAGGTGGACGAGCACATGAAGGCCGGGCGGGTGCTTGATGTCGGCTCGGGGCCGGGGAGGCTGCCAATAATGCTGGCGGCCAGGAATCCGAGGCTGTATGTGGTGGGCCTGGATCTGTCCGGGGACATGGTGAAGATCGCCTCTGCTACCGCAGCTAAGAAAGGCCTCCACAACGTAGAGTTTCGGCAGGGGAGTGCGGATACGCTACCCTTCGGGGATAGGGAGTTCGACCTGGTGATCAGCACGATGTCGTTCCACCACTGGAAGAAGCCGGATCAGGCGCTGGACGACATATACAGGGTTCTCCGGGAGGGCGGCGAGGCATGGATCTACGACATTCCCCGAAACGTCGATCCGGAAGTGTTCGGACAGTTAAAAAAGAAGTATGGCTTCTTCAGGGCCTGGGCTCTGCGTTTGCACGCTTACATAGAGCCGTTCTATACGGAGACAGAGGTGCTGAAGGTGGCGAAGGAGTCGCGCTTCAAGAGGTGGGAGCTGAAGCATACAAGCCTGGCGTACAGGCTTATGCTATATAAATAA